In Vicia villosa cultivar HV-30 ecotype Madison, WI unplaced genomic scaffold, Vvil1.0 ctg.001626F_1_1, whole genome shotgun sequence, the genomic stretch cagcctgattataataacttaccctcaatctcttatctgcgtagggtttcctattcgcccttcagaattggtggcgactcgaaagctgaaatttttaggcaggttgctacagctggcgactctgctggggacaacactattaggttaattattatgctcctaaggcttgagtgggtttaggtttatggctcgtggtttatggtttagggtttgtggcgcgttttagggtttggcaaacatgccattttttagggtttgggggaggttcatcttttaatgaatattaatgtattttttttattatttattttgttttgttttttttttgtttatttgttctgccttgaaatgtttaattattatatgcattgctgttTTATGttatgttaaaccctaagtgtgggagttaactttgagatcaataggggagtacgaatctcctacgaatctcactgataactccactcggagtgggttgagtgttcggaaagttccaaaacgaggcttgactttgttgagggctggactggatacttggctgatctctccgagaacctaccccaaaaattcgaacctcatggataaaatgagtcgttttaaaatccgaagagacaaagagtctcggaggctacgaatgaccccatgagaccttctagaacccgccataaaaggttggctccctagagccccctacgtcgaacctatgaacctgggtttcttgaaatattatgttatatatgttttatattttttttttgttgctatgattttttttttctttttgtgtatttgcatgcatcatctctcatttgcatcctcatcatgttttatccacacaaaaatagtaaataaaaaaatatgtaatataaatgtaaaaatatattctatttggtgaatgtgtaggaaggatgagtaccaagaagaccattgttcacttttccgtttccactccggatatcaagaagctgaaaataatcaaggaaaaattaccatcaagtgctttggataagtttgtaatccgctatgggaaTATTTTGGACTTGTTAAGGGTGAAAGTACAAGAGGAAGCTATTACCGCattggttcaattctatgatccgccgcttagatgtttcacttttcaggatttcCAGTTGGCTCCCactttggaagagatggatgctgTGTTGGgattctcaaaaattaaaaaggaattctatactggtgtagGTAAAGAAGTTGATTTTTCAGATTTAGCAAAGGCTTTGGGAGTATCCGATGCGGAATTGAAGACTAACTACAAAACTGATggagatgtgcatgggatcaagagatcttacttagaaaatcaagctttaatgtatgctcaaaagaaacaatgggacatttgtggacatttattagctcttttgatttttggagttgtcttattgccaaaaaatgttgattatgtagatcccgctgccattcatgctttcacttcctTTAAAGTTTATGGAAAGGATCCTACTCCGACAatcctcgctaatatttactatgctatccatacaaagtatgaaaagaagaaaggaatgttattttgttgtgttcactggctatattcttggttgacttctcatctctacaaatctagttgctttatcaaagaattgACTAGAAACGATTGGTCTAAAAAATTGAGGGCTCTCAAAGCGGATTCTATCCTATGgcatgcaaagaaattaaattctgataagattatttacaaatgtggagatttcaacaatgtgccattaatggggactcttggttgtattaattataatcctgCTTTAGCACTGCGTCAATTAGGTCATTCTATGGATAATGAACCTTCCGAGCAACAAATAGAAAAATTGATcttgcatgacaatgggaaaggtgaaccaagaacattgAAAAGAGTAATCCAAGCTTGGAGTCaggttcaaagaaaatattttgggccaaagaatgcaattgcaaaagcaccttataccgcatgggttcaagaaagagttggaaagattttgcttccttttgttgtggatcccacatacaagcctgattctcctaatcctgttcctctatccatcgaagagatagaagggatcaaggctgccctagaggcatcccaaaaggaaaaagagaaattagaacttgatttgcatcaacttaccaacgaaaggagccaactacgcttcgacCTTAAGGATAAGAaccaagaacttcaagcaatgaaggaagagaatgatagacaaaggagtaaaaggaagcgtgcaactgaagggtatttaagtgctaattttaatttagaggctcatgatgagaggttggagcaagctaatgcggaaattgcaaggtggagaaggcgttatgagaaggcttcccatgacaaagcggaatccgagaaaaatctagaagctgtagtctttgaattaactgatagaactaaggatcaagaagaggaaataaggaacctcaaatatgatcttcaagaagctcgcaattctgAACAACAAGAGCGCGCAAGGAGACTAGtcacggaagaagcacttttacagcgcaccggtgaGTATAATAGAGCATATCAAGCCATGGTATCACTTCGGGAAGTgttcatgagagaaaaagagatacacgaggcagccttgaacgaaagagactattggaaaagactctacacaattgtttctacggcaagtgagcatgtgagcatggttcctaagatgcttgaagactatgagaaatgtcgcgatgattatgataagctagtcttcttgtgtaatgatttaattcaagatattccaaagagtttggcaaaagcagaaTCATCTCCTATCATCCTTCCCGAAGTAGTCAAAGAGTTCATGAagctttgtagagatatggtggacaagttccaagaagacatccaaaggcgttcttagctttatgttgtttccttgttgtttttatttcaagtacttttaatttaatttattttgagtattttaatttcagtttccctttcctttttgtaaaccaacaatgaagtggtacttcctttcaattaataaagtgagtttattttttgcatttacttattgttcctacaatattcaccaaataaatatatgcgaaaaaaaagaagaaaaaaaagaagaaaaagaataaaaaaaagagaaaatgtatatttactataataatgtggataagacacgagcatagcataagcataacattcatatcatgcatgtcatatttaattacaaagcattaaaaaaaaactatctttatctccagtcacaccattggaaAATACAATCCAGCAACCATTCCTGTGTACCAAACccgagctcagaagaagaaagcgatggaacaactagagcagaaccaagccgcccttcgcgaagaagtaACCCAGCTGAAAGGTACTGTGGATGAGATTAAGGGAGGAATGGCTCAAATGTTGAGCTTCATGAAGGACATTAAGGATGAGCAGGAAAGAGCGAGGGAAGCTCGGAATCGGTATGAGGAGACGCCAAACGATGGCAATCCActgttaggatatgttcgaggctttGACCCTCATAAGTCAAACACCCACTCATCAAAGAGGGTTACCaaaacccatgaagagggagaagcctCCCATGAAGGATTCATTCCCGCTACTCAGAAAGAGGGGGCGCCTCGCACTGTTCGCATCCCTGCTAACAATCCACCTAAGGATGAGGATTATGTGGATTTACAATATGGGGAGGTAGACGAGCCGAATCAGGAGTCCCAACATAAGCAAACCCAAGCTGATTCTGAAGAGAGCGCTAGAAATAacggacaaatcaaggcgctggaagaaaggctGAAGgcagtagaaggatacgatgtctttgatgtggatacctacgaaatgagcttggtgccggatttgactattcctcataagttcaagatacctaactttgagaaatacaagggactTACATGTCCTAGAAGTCATCTGCGCATGTATGTCAGGAAGATGGCTGCTTACGCCAgtgatcaaaagctaatgatgcatttcttccaagacagcCTGAGTGGGGCATCTGTTGAATGGTATATGCAGTTGGAAAAGacacatatccgaagctggaacgaacttgctaatacattcctaaagcaatacaagtacaatatggacatggcacccaatcggatgcaactgcAGAACTTGTCCCAGAAAAAGGAAGAGTCATTCAAGGAatacgcccaaagatggcgaGAACTGGAGTCTCAAGTCCAACCTCCACTATTGGAAAAAGAGCTGGTTGACATGTTTATGAGAACTCTGCAAGGACCATATTACGATAAAATGATTGGAAGCGTATCCTCGGGATTTTCAGATCTAGTGGTTATCGGAGAAAGAATTGAGGACGGAATCAaggatgggaagatacaaggagcttcatctaactcttatcactctaagaggcccacctcaaccttcgctaaaaagaaggaaggggagaccaatgcaGTAGTGCACCAAGAGTTTAGACCTCCCATGACATACCCACCTCAACAAAGATTCCAAGGCCCCCCGAGGAAGTTCGACCCTTTGCCCACTTCTAAAAGTGAGATACTGAAGTATCTATTAAATGAGCAGTTAGTGGAACTCAGGCCTATGCCACCTCCGATTCTCGGAAAGACTATGCGCAACTTCAAAGCTAATgagaggtgtgaatttcacgccaattctccggggcatacattggaaaaatgttgggcctttaggcacaaggttcaggacctgatagagtcaggagcaattgcttttgacaaacctaatgtgaagACAAACCCTATGCCCCGCCATGATGGCGCAATCAATGCAATAGAGGTAGTCACCGAGCAAGAGTTTGTTCAACAACggagctcccccatagatgcccttaagaggtatctacttgcAAAGGGGTTCGTCCTCGAACATAACGAAACCTTTAAGAAAACCTTGCAAAAACTTGTGAATCAAGGGGTAGTTCAGTTTAAAGAATATCCTGAGGAAGAGTATGTGGCCATGCTGGACAGGAATGAACCATTAATGATACCAAGGCAAGGGGCAAGGAAGACATTGATCATCCCTTGCGCCAAAGCCACACTGCTGATACCCGCACAAGTACATACTAGGATTATCCCAGTCAGGGATCCATACCctgtggacaagatgaaagcagtCCCGTGGGAATATGAGTCTAATGCTAGTACCGATGTGACAAACATCGTCGGGCCTGGGGGTATGACTCGTAGCGGTCGCATATTCAATACTGCAAAATCAAAGGAGAATTCAGCACAAGCAAATGATCAAGATAATGTGGTCCCTATTGAAAGAAGCACACCCATAGACAAGGAGATCACTAACAAAGATGccgaagaattcttggcattaatcaagaaaagtgattataagGTAGTGGATCAGTTGCACCAAACTCCATCCAGGATATCACTCCTCTCGCTGTTAATTCATTCAGAAAAACATCGAGACACCCTGATGAAGATCTTGAGTGCTGCCCATGTAACCAAAGACATCACTGTAAATCAAtttgatggaatggtggctaatcttaCTGCTGGGGCATGCTTAAGCTTCAGTGAACACGAGTTGCCCTCACAAGGGAAAGAGCATAACAAAGCCctgcatatctccatacaatgtgggAAAGCTCATCTGTCTAGAGTGCTGATCGACACAGGGTCgtcattaaatgtgatgccaaaggccACCTTAGACAAGATAGATTTGGAAGGACTGGTAATAAGACCAAGCCGTCTGGTGGTCAAAGCCTTTGATGGGTCACAAAGCCCGGTGTTTGGAGAGGTGGACCTCCCTGTGGTAATAGGCCCTCAcactttctgcatcaatttccaagtgatggagattgagcCTGCCTATACATGTTTATTGGGAcgcccttggatccatgctgctggggcagttacctctaCCCTGCATCAAAAGGTGAAATTTGTGGATGGAAACTCTATAGTAACCGTCAGTGGGGAGGAGgacatatttgtcagcaatctagaCTCATACCGATACATTGAGGCTGGGGAAAAAGCATTAGAGACTTCGTTCCAAGCACTAGAGATTGCCACTGCTGTCACACTGCCAATTGAGAAAAcgcgaagggcggtaacatcctg encodes the following:
- the LOC131636072 gene encoding uncharacterized protein LOC131636072, which gives rise to MAQMLSFMKDIKDEQERAREARNRYEETPNDGNPLLGYVRGFDPHKSNTHSSKRVTKTHEEGEASHEGFIPATQKEGAPRTVRIPANNPPKDEDYVDLQYGEVDEPNQESQHKQTQADSEESARNNGQIKALEERLKAVEGYDTNPMPRHDGAINAIEVVTEQEFVQQRSSPIDALKRYLLAKGFVLEHNETFKKTLQKLVNQGVVQFKEYPEEEYVAMLDRNEPLMIPRQGARKTLIIPCAKATLLIPAQVHTRIIPVRDPYPVDKMKAVPWEYESNASTDVTNIVGPGGMTRSGRIFNTAKSKENSAQANDQDNVVPIERSTPIDKEITNKDAEEFLALIKKSDYKVVDQLHQTPSRISLLSLLIHSEKHRDTLMKILSAAHVTKDITVNQFDGMVANLTAGACLSFSEHELPSQGKEHNKALHISIQCGKAHLSRVLIDTGSSLNVMPKATLDKIDLEGLVIRPSRLVVKAFDGSQSPVFGEVDLPVVIGPHTFCINFQVMEIEPAYTCLLGRPWIHAAGAVTSTLHQKVKFVDGNSIVTVSGEEDIFVSNLDSYRYIEAGEKALETSFQALEIATAVTLPIEKTRRA